The following is a genomic window from Paenibacillus thiaminolyticus.
CGGCATCTATCGCAAAGGCAGAGTATGCGCGCAAGGTGCCGAAAAAGAAGTCGGATTCCACGATGAAGTCTTCGTGTCGCCGCGTCTACTGCTCAGGATTCGACAGGAGTGGAGCGGGACATTCGTTGGTTTCATATTACAAAATTTTAACCAAATTGGCTATAACTAATTTTCATTATTTTGGAATAAAGTCAAATTGCATCCTTTGATTGGAGAATTATCCGAGGCTGAGTTTACGTTTTATCGTGAATATGAAAGGGGACATCTGTCTTTCCTTCACTTTACTTCACCAAGAGGATGAAGTCTTCTTTTGCAGTAAGATAGTATTATATAATTGTTCAGCGATAGATTCCGGACCATCTTGTTGGGCGATGCGGATGTTGCTATGATGGGAGGAAACATAGAGGTAAGGAGACGATGAAGTTGGAGAGACGCGAGCATTTGAAGTCTGATGTATACGCTTACTTGAAGCGGATAGGTTATGATGGTCCGCTTGACGGCGGTGCCGCTGTGCTGGCCGATCTGCAGGAATGTCATCTGCATGCCGTGCCCTACGAAAATTTTGATATTTTGAACCGAGTGCCGTTGTCGCTCGACATTCCTGATCTGATAAACAAAATTATAATCCGCCGCCGGGGCGGTTACTGTTTCGAGCTGAATGCATTGTTTGGATGGCTGCTGCGGGAGCTTGGCTATCCGGTCACCGATTTGATGGCTCGCTTTTGGCGAGATGAACCGAATCTCCCGCCCAAGCGCCGCCACCAGGTTCTGCAAGTCCGGGCCGGGGACAAGACGTATCTGTGCGATGTCGGAGTAGGCGGAATTGTTCCGCGCCGGCCGGTACGCATCGAAGCGGGCCTGGAGCAATGGCAGGGGGATGAATGCTATCGGCTGGAACGGGATCCGGACTATGGCTGGATGCTGTTCGAGTTCAAGCGGGACGGATGGAGCCGTCTCTATTCCTTTACGGAGGAGCCGCAGCTCCCGCGGGATTTCATTATGCCTTCGTTCTGGTGCGAGCATGCGCCGGAGTCCATTTTTACCCAACAGGCGATGGCGGCGGTCCGCACTCGTGAAGGGCGCAATACGCTCGCCGGAGATGAATTCCGCATCTTCACGGCCGATGGCGTCCATACCTTTATTCCACAGTCGAAGGAGCAATATGATGAAGCGTTGAAAACCTACTTCGGCATCGTGCTCGGATAAGCTTGAGGCCGCACGCCAAAAAGAGCGCTCCCTTGCAGGCAATGCCTTATCTTAATGACATTGCCCTTGCGGGACGCTCTTTTTGCCTTCTTCGCTTCCTTCATCTGGTGCCGTTCAAGTTCCCCATGCTACAGTTGCTTGGCGGTGAACGGAGGTTATAAGCGCAGCAGGGCCGGATCGAAGGTTGGCACAAGCCCTTCTTCTGCGGCTCTTCTCAGAAGAGCCTCTACGGCAGCGTATCCGTCCTCGCCTAGATTTGCGGTGAACTCGTTCACATAGAGATTGATATGGGCTTGCGCCACCTGCGGATCCATTTCCTGCGCATGGTGCAGCACGTAAGACAGGGACGCCTCCGGGTGCGCCCAGGCATATTCCACGGATGCGCGCGCCCATTCGGCGATCTTGCCTGCATCAAGGGTCCGGCGGGCAATGATTGCCCCGAGCGGGATAGGCAGGCCGGTATCGGCTTCCCACCAGCTTCCCATATCGGCCAGCAAGGTCAACCCGTAAGACGGGTAGGTGAAGCGCGCTTCATGGATAACGAGTCCGGCGTCGATATGGCCGTCGCGCACCGCCGGCATAATCTGATGGAACGGCATGACGACGATCTCCCCTACGCCGCCGGGCACATGCTTCGCTGCCCACAAGCGGAACAGCAGGTAAGCCGTCGAGCGCTCGCTCGGAACGGCTACCCGCCGGCCGCTGAGCGCCGCCGGATCGCTTCCGCCTTCCTTCGTCAGCACGAGCGGGCCGCAGCCCCGGCCGAGCGCGCCGCCGCATGGGAGCAGCGCATAATCGGACAGCACCCAGGGAAGCGCCGCATAGGAGATTTTAAGCACCTCCGGTCCTTGGCCGCTGGCCGCCAGACCGTTCGTAATATCGATGTCCGCATAGGTTACGTCCAGCTCCGGCGCTCCGGGAATAAGCCCGTGCACCCAGGCATGGAAGACAAACGTATCGTTCGGACAAGGGGAAAAGGCAATTTTCATGATTACAGCACCTCCGGTAAGACTGAACAAGCGGCTTCCAATGCTTTCAGCGCCTCTGGGATGCGCCATGCCGCCCGGTTGCGCGGACCGACCGCGTTCGAGATCGACCGGATCTCGAATGCCGGCAAGCCGAACTGGCGTGCGGCCACAGCGACGCCATAGCCTTCCATCGCTTCGGCGGCGGCCCCGGGCACCCGCTGGGCGAGCATCGCGGCCGTCTCGGCCGTGCCTGTCACCGTGGACAGGGTCAGCACAGGTCCGGCGCATGCCTGCAGCGGAATAGCCTGCACTGCTTGACAGATACGCTCGGCCGTACCGGCATCGACCGGGATATAGGCCGAGCCGAAGCCAAGCTCATCCACGCTGCAGAAGCCGTCGGGCGTCTCGGCTCCCAGGTCGGCCGCGATGATCG
Proteins encoded in this region:
- a CDS encoding arylamine N-acetyltransferase family protein; amino-acid sequence: MKLERREHLKSDVYAYLKRIGYDGPLDGGAAVLADLQECHLHAVPYENFDILNRVPLSLDIPDLINKIIIRRRGGYCFELNALFGWLLRELGYPVTDLMARFWRDEPNLPPKRRHQVLQVRAGDKTYLCDVGVGGIVPRRPVRIEAGLEQWQGDECYRLERDPDYGWMLFEFKRDGWSRLYSFTEEPQLPRDFIMPSFWCEHAPESIFTQQAMAAVRTREGRNTLAGDEFRIFTADGVHTFIPQSKEQYDEALKTYFGIVLG
- a CDS encoding futalosine hydrolase codes for the protein MDASPLRSETAETGARILIVTSVPAERDAVLRGLDGDARFNVIVGGVGTAAAAASTARELAAADYSAAVCAGIAGGFAERADVGSVVVASPIIAADLGAETPDGFCSVDELGFGSAYIPVDAGTAERICQAVQAIPLQACAGPVLTLSTVTGTAETAAMLAQRVPGAAAEAMEGYGVAVAARQFGLPAFEIRSISNAVGPRNRAAWRIPEALKALEAACSVLPEVL
- a CDS encoding 1,4-dihydroxy-6-naphthoate synthase: MKIAFSPCPNDTFVFHAWVHGLIPGAPELDVTYADIDITNGLAASGQGPEVLKISYAALPWVLSDYALLPCGGALGRGCGPLVLTKEGGSDPAALSGRRVAVPSERSTAYLLFRLWAAKHVPGGVGEIVVMPFHQIMPAVRDGHIDAGLVIHEARFTYPSYGLTLLADMGSWWEADTGLPIPLGAIIARRTLDAGKIAEWARASVEYAWAHPEASLSYVLHHAQEMDPQVAQAHINLYVNEFTANLGEDGYAAVEALLRRAAEEGLVPTFDPALLRL